The Pseudoxanthomonas suwonensis sequence CCGAGGCGACGTTGCCGCTCGACGGCACACCGGGATCGATCGCCGGCAACTACTGGGCCGACGTTTCCGCGATGAAGATGCCTGCCCCGAACGTGCTGGTGATGCAGCTGGTCGACGACGGAGCGCCGGCTTCCACGCGCATCTATTCGGTGGCCGCGGACAGCGGGACGTTGACCGAGACCAAGGCCTTCTTCGGCAGCGACGGCACGCCGATCCTGCAGACCATCACCTTCCACCGCGTGCCGTAGCGAAGGCCGCGACCTCAAGGCTCGCCGAAGCCGCGGCTCGACTGCGCCGCCGCGCGCGGCGCGTACGCGAGGTCCGGATCGGCGCCGGCGAACACGGGGTCGCCATGCGGCGGGGTCCGGTCGCCGGCATCGGGCACGGCGGCCGTCGGTGCCGTGGCCTTGCGGCGCTGCCAGGCCTGGTAGGCGAGGAGGCCGACAACGCCCAGGGCCAGGGTCTTGAGCATGCTCATCGCGGATCTCCAGCATCGGGAAGCGGTGCTCAGGTTGACCCGGCGGGAGTGATCCAGCCGTGACCTGGGGATCAATGCAACGTTCACGGCTCCGGCGGCGGCCTCCTCGGGGCACCAACTCTCCGCAACTCCAGGGCTGCCTTCCGGTCGCTGGTCCACAGCCTCTCCTGGCGAATGAACCTGACCCCTTTTACTGGCAGCCTCTCCAGGCGCACCCGCGGGCCGAGTCCACTATGTCCATAAAAAGGGTCAGGTACATTTCCTTGCGTTCCTTGCGTTCCTTGCGTTCCTTGCGTTCCCTGCATTCCTTGGCTTGGGATAGCCGGGAAAATGAACCTGACCCCTTTTTGGGAAGGGTCCCGGACCGCGGTTGGTGGGCGTAACATGCGTCTGTCGCTTGCCAGCGCGCAGGACCGTCCGGAGGCCCCGTGATGTCCAGGACCACCCAGCCCGTTTCGCCCCGCAAGCCGGCAGGGGCGGTATCGAAGAACGCATCGGCGTCAGCGGTGAAGAAACAGTCCGCGGTGAAGCGGCCCACCATGGAGACGGCGTCCCGGACCGTCGCACCGAAGAAGAAGCCGGCGCCCCGGCCCTCGCCAGGCAAGCGCAGCGAGGTCAAGGACGCGCACGATCGGTATGCCAACGTGGAGATCGGCTGACCGTTCCTTCGTTTCTCCGTCCGCTGGACAGCGCCGGCCATGAAGCCACCCACCCATCTGCTCACCGCCAGCGATGGCGTTCGCCTGGCCTGGACGGTCAGCGGGCAGGGGATGCCGCTGGTCAAGGCCTCCAACTGGCTGACCCACCTCGAGTACGACCCTGACAGCCCGGTCTGGCGCCACTGGGTGCGGTTCCTTTCCGGCCACTACCGCTACCTGCGCTATGACGAGCGTGGCTGCGGATTGAGCGACTGGGACGCGGGCGAACTGTCGCTGCCACGCTGGCTGGAAGATCTCGAATCGGTGGTCGATGCGGCCGGCCTGCCGCAGCCCTTCGTCCTGCTCGGCATCAGCCAGGGCGCGGCTACCGCCGTGGCCTACGCGGCGCGCCACCCGCAGCGGGTCTCGCACCTGATCCTCTACGGCGGCTACGTGCTGGGCGCCAAGCGACGCGGCGACGCCGAATCGTCGCACCTGTACCAGTTGATGGAACAGCTGGCCCGGTTCGGCTGGGACAAACCCAATCCCGCCTTCCGCCAGCTGTTCACTTCCCGCTTCATTCCCGGGGGCACCGAGGAGCAGATCGCCTGGTTCAACGACCTGTGCCGCAAGTCCACCCGTGCCGAGATCGGTGCGCGGCTGATCGCGGCGCGTGCGGAAATGGATGCGCGCGAGTTCATGCCGCGGGTCGCCACGCCGACCCTGGTCCTGCATGCGACCCGCGACGAAGTAGTGCCGCTGTCCGAAGGGCGCCGGCTGGCCAGCGGCATCCCGGGCGCCGATTTCGTCACCCTGGATTCGCCGAACCATGTCCTGCTCGAGCACGAGCCGGCCTGGGAACAGTTCTGCCAGGCCGTGCGCGAGTTCACCGGGCAGGGCATCGCCGCATCCGCTGCGACGGTGGCCACCCTGGAGGGCCTGAGCCGCCGCGAACGCGAGATACTGGCCCGGCTGGGCGAGGGCGCCAGCAATGCGCAGATCGCCGCGGAACTGCGGATCTCGGAAAAGACCGTGCGCAACCACGTCTCGCACCTGTACGGGAAGATCGGCGTGCGCAGCCGGGCCCAGGCGATCGTGTATGCGCATCGCCACGGACTGTTGCGCTAGTCGGGACATTCGTCCCGGGCCGGCGGAGAATCCGGCCGCAACCGGGACAAGGTTCATCTGTCGTCGCCATGAAGGCGGCGGCCACAATCGCTGGACGAATCCATCCACGTCCGAGGTGGTCGCATGGCCCGCCTGTCCGTCCTGCTCTACGGCGCCGTCTGCTACGCGGTGTTCCTGGTCACGTTCCTCTACGCCATCGGCTTCGTCGCCGGACTGGGCGTACCCAAGCACATCGACTCCGGCACGGGCGATGGCGTGGTCCGCGCGCTGCTGGTCAACCTCGCCCTGCTCACGCTGTTCGCCGTGCAGCACAGCGGCATGGCCCGGCCGGGGTTCAAGCGCTGGTGGACCCGGTTCGTGCCCGAACCGATCGAACGCAGCACCTATGTGCTGTTGACGAGCGTGGCGCTGATCCTGTTGTTCTGGTTCTGGCAGCCGCTGCCGCAGCTGGTCTGGCACGTCGGCAACCCGGCCGCGCGAGTCTTCCTGTACGCGCTGTCGGCGCTGGGCTGGCTGCTGGTGCTCACCGGCACCTTCGTCATCAGCCATTTCGACCTGTTCGGGCTCAAGCAGGTATGGCAGTACAGCCGCGGCCGGCGCCGGCCCGACGGCCACGCGCCGTTCGTGACCCGCGCCTACTACCGCATCGTCCGCCATCCGCTGATGCTCGGCTTCCTGGTCGCGTTCTGGGCGACGCCGACGATGACGCTCGGGCACCTGCTGTTCGCGCTGGCCACCACCGGCTACATCCTGGTCGCGGTGAAGTGCCTGGAGGAACGCGACCTGGTCGCGCAGTACGGCGACACCTACCGTGAGTACCAGCGCCGCGTGCCGATGATCCTGCCGCTGCCCAGGCGCGACCGCTGACCTCGAGGACCGGGGTCCGAAAACCGATCGCGCCAGGGCCACGGCGGGTGGCCAGCGGCCCCCCGCCGCGCGAGCGGGCGGGCCGTGACCTCTGCCGGCTAGCGGACGAAGGCGATGCGCCGCATCCCGGTGGCGTCGGCCGCGGCGAGGATCCTCACCAATGCCTCGTACTGGCTGTCGGGGTCGCTGGCGATGCGAAGCTCCGGCAGGTTGCCGGCGTGGGACTGGGCCTGTGCCTGCATGCGCGCCCGCAGTTCGCCCGCGCCGATGGGCGTGCCGTTCCAGGTCAGCTGGTTGGCCGCGTCCAGGCGCAGTTCGACCGGTGGCGGCGGGTCGGGACGCTCGATGCGGCGGTCGGTGGCTTGCGGCAACGCCACGTCGATCGGCCGGGCCACGATCGGCGCGGTCACGATGAAGATGATCAGCAACACCAGCATCACATCCACCAGCGGGGTGACGTTGATCTCCGCCAGCGGTCCGGTACTTCCTGCGCTACTGAACGCCATGGGTCGCTCCTTGCAGCGAGGCCGGTTGCCCCAATGCCGACACTACGCCCGTGCTGCGGTCCGCTGGATCGACCGGTGGCCAGCATTCAGCCGCCGTTGGGCGCACGGCGCGCGTTGCCATCCAGGACGCCGCTGAAGCGGAGTGCGACGGACAGGGGCTCCGTTCTTCTTCCTGACCCCGCATGTCCTGCATACGTATTCGCGTTGCACGGCCGCTCCGGCGCGGGCTACCGTCGTCGCGGCCAGGGACGGGGCATGCCTGCCGTCCCGCGATCACGGTTGCGCTCGAGGTGGGATCGGTGAGGGGCTTGCTGTTGGCGTTGACCTTGTGCCTGGCCGGGGAGGCCGCGGCGTCCGTCTCCGATGTGGAGCATGCGGCCATGCTGGCCGCGGACCGGCGGTCCGCCGAGGCGTACATCCTCGACCAGTTCGCGGATGCCGACCTGGTCCTGCTCGGCGAGGACCATGCGATCCGGCAGACGCTGGCGTTCGTGCGCGACCTGGTCCCGCAGCTCCACCGCGCCGGTGTCCACAACCTGGTCGTGGAGTTCGGGGCCGAGGAAGACCAGCATGAGCTCGACCGGCTGCTGACTTCACCGGGGTACGACGCCGACGCGCTGAAGCGGCTGATGTTCCGCTACAACAGCGCGTGGAGCTGGGTCGAGTACCGCGACCTGTACGAAGCCGCCTGGCGCCTCAACCGCAGCCTGCCCGCCGGTGCGCCGCCGTTCCGCATCGTCAACATGAGCTATGTGTACCGGTGGCACGAGTTCGCCGCGCCGCGCACGCCGGACGTGCTGCAGCGGGTGTTCTGGCGCGGGACGGTCGACGGCTTTCGCGCGCGGGTGATCGAGGACCAGGTCCTCCGGCGCGGGGAAAAGGCCCTGGTACTCACCGGCACACCGCATGCGTTCACCCGCTACGCCATGCCGCGGGTGGAGGACAACAACGAAGGCTTCTGCGGGTTCGACGCCA is a genomic window containing:
- a CDS encoding ChaN family lipoprotein, which produces MLAADRRSAEAYILDQFADADLVLLGEDHAIRQTLAFVRDLVPQLHRAGVHNLVVEFGAEEDQHELDRLLTSPGYDADALKRLMFRYNSAWSWVEYRDLYEAAWRLNRSLPAGAPPFRIVNMSYVYRWHEFAAPRTPDVLQRVFWRGTVDGFRARVIEDQVLRRGEKALVLTGTPHAFTRYAMPRVEDNNEGFCGFDANWLGNRLLRRHPDRVVSVLVHQPFPNLPGRQPALVQPAQGAIERIMAELGNAPRGFDLKNAAMGALPDRSYYAMCHPDFTMADLFDGYLFLAPFRELEPATVDPGFVDASNIAEALRNYPDPDWKSPPRDLAGFRAHLAGMAEEIRNRYRSVE
- a CDS encoding alpha/beta fold hydrolase gives rise to the protein MKPPTHLLTASDGVRLAWTVSGQGMPLVKASNWLTHLEYDPDSPVWRHWVRFLSGHYRYLRYDERGCGLSDWDAGELSLPRWLEDLESVVDAAGLPQPFVLLGISQGAATAVAYAARHPQRVSHLILYGGYVLGAKRRGDAESSHLYQLMEQLARFGWDKPNPAFRQLFTSRFIPGGTEEQIAWFNDLCRKSTRAEIGARLIAARAEMDAREFMPRVATPTLVLHATRDEVVPLSEGRRLASGIPGADFVTLDSPNHVLLEHEPAWEQFCQAVREFTGQGIAASAATVATLEGLSRREREILARLGEGASNAQIAAELRISEKTVRNHVSHLYGKIGVRSRAQAIVYAHRHGLLR
- the mddA gene encoding methanethiol S-methyltransferase; translated protein: MARLSVLLYGAVCYAVFLVTFLYAIGFVAGLGVPKHIDSGTGDGVVRALLVNLALLTLFAVQHSGMARPGFKRWWTRFVPEPIERSTYVLLTSVALILLFWFWQPLPQLVWHVGNPAARVFLYALSALGWLLVLTGTFVISHFDLFGLKQVWQYSRGRRRPDGHAPFVTRAYYRIVRHPLMLGFLVAFWATPTMTLGHLLFALATTGYILVAVKCLEERDLVAQYGDTYREYQRRVPMILPLPRRDR
- a CDS encoding ExbD/TolR family protein, with protein sequence MAFSSAGSTGPLAEINVTPLVDVMLVLLIIFIVTAPIVARPIDVALPQATDRRIERPDPPPPVELRLDAANQLTWNGTPIGAGELRARMQAQAQSHAGNLPELRIASDPDSQYEALVRILAAADATGMRRIAFVR